ACATATAAGCGATGTAATCTACATCGAGCAAGTCGTTGATACCTACAATCTGGATATCATTTCTGTTTTGAGCTGCACGGAACACCAGGCGTCCAATGCGACCGAATCCGTTAATACCTACTTTAATCATACTTTATTGAATTTAATTTGTAAAAGTGTTCTTGTCGAAAGTCGTTTATATTTTAGACATAATACAACAATGTTTGCGATATTATGTACTTACCGGTGGTCTGAATCGATCCTAAAAACCATCTTATTGTTTGCGTTACAAAAATACAAAATCTTTTCTTTTTAACGAAATATTTTTGCCAAAAAAGGGTAAAATTGCAGATTGCCGCAAAAAATGTAACCCCTTGGCAGCAAATGGTGAACAAAATGGGAGGCAGAATCATTTAAAGGAGACCAATGCGAGAATGAAGAAGTGGTGCGTAACACTTTGTTATTAATTTACACATGACTAAAAACCGTCTGAACGTGAAACAACTGAACCTGAAACAGAAGCTAAGGGTGAATGATGATACCCGTAACTTCTACAACGGGGTTTTTATCGATCTGGGTGAGCTGGTGATCTTCACCGGCAATGTAATCAGGCAGTTGTTTCAACCTCCTTTTGAGCACCGTGAACTGGTGAAACAAGGCTTTCTGCTTGGCAACAAATCTTTCGCTCTGGTAGTGGTCACCGGCTTTATCATGGGCCTGGTACTCACCATGCAGATGAATCCCATACTATCCGATTTTGGCGCACAGACACTGTTGCCGGGGGTGATTGCCGTTTCCATGGTGCGGGAATTGGGGCCGGTAATCACGGGACTGATATGCGCCGGCAAGATCAGCTCCGGTATCGGCGCGGAGATAGCAGCCATGCGGGTGACGGAACAGATTGATGCGATGGAGGTTTCCGGTACACGTCCCCTCAGTTACGTGGTCGCCTCACGTGTGCTGGCTACCACCATTGTGGTGCCGGTACTGGTGATTCTTGCCGACGCATTCAGCCTCTTGGGGGCCTTTTTAGCAGTCAACATCTTTGAAGAAACTTCGACCACGCTCTTCATGAACCGTGCTTTCTCCATGCTGGGATTTATCGACCTTTTCCCGGCCACGCTCAAGACGGTGCTGTTTGGTTTTTTTATCGGTCTGATAGGTTCCTACAAAGGTTATACCGCCGGCAGGGGTACCGAGTCGGTTGGACAGTCTGCTAACTCAGCTGTGGTGGCCTCTTCGCTCACAATCTTCGTAATTGACCTGATCTTTGTATTAATCACCAGTATCCTGTAACATCTCATGGAGAAAGAAAAAGTAATTGAAATTGAGAAGCTGTACAAATCATTCAGGGAGAAGCATATCCTGAGGGGTATTGACCTGACACTGCACAAGGGTGAGAACCTGGGGATCGTTGGTAAGTCGGGTATTGGCAAATCGGTGTTGACCAAGTGTATTGTGCGACTGATCGAACCTGATGCCGGTCGTATCAACGTCCTCGGAACGGATGTAGTGACCTGTGACGGGGAGGAGCTCAATGAACTCCGGAAGAAGGTAGGATATCTCTTTCAGGGAGGGGCGCTTTACGATTCAATGAGTGTGCGCGAGAACCTTCTGTTCCCGGTGCGAAGGACCCAGTTTGTAGACCGCAAGCTTGATACGGAAGAGCTGATTGAACGATCGCTGCGCAGTGTGGGTCTGCTTGATGCCATCGACAAGATGCCCTCGGAACTATCGGGAGGGATGAAAAAGCGTATTGCCCTGGCGCGGACGTTGATCCTGAAACCACAGATCATCCTTTACGACGAACCCACTACAGGGTTGGATGCGGTTACATCGGGTGAAATCAGTGAACTGATCCAGCAGATACGAGAAGAATACCAGACGGCTGCCATCATCATCACCCACGACATGAAGTGTGCGCGGATTGCCACTGACACGATCCGCATCATGAAAGAGGGCCTTTTTCTAACCGAAGGAACTTACGATGAGCTGAGTCGCTCTGATGATAAAGAAATACGGAACTATTTTGTATAACATAAACCATAACATATCATAAGATGAAAAGAACCAAACAGGCACTGAGGCTTGGCATTTTTGTGGCATCAGCACTGATGTTGTTTGTAGTGGCGATATATCTGATTGGAAGTAAGCAGAACCTATTTTCATCCAATACCGACCTGCATGCTTCCTTTAAAGACATCCGCGGATTGATGCCGGGCAACCTGGTTCGCTTTGCGGGCATCAACATCGGTACGGTAAAGGATATCCGCATCGTAGCGGATTCCTCCGTGGTGGTCACCCTCTCCGTTCGTGACCAGTATACTGACTTCATCTATAAGAATTCGCAGGTGCAGATTGGACAGGAAGGGCTGATGGGAGGTAAGATCGTGCTCATCTCCACGGGTGATCCGGCCACAGGTAAGGTGGAAAAAGATGATTACCTGCCGGTAGCCGATGGCCTCGACATCCAGGCAATGATCGCCCAGGCAACCGAGATGCTGGAAGAGGCAAAAGAAACGGTGGCCAGCCTACATTCAATTGCAGACAAGATGGATCATGGGGAGGGGGATATCGCACGTTTACTCAATGAAAAGTCGCTCACCACCGGATTCGAAACAGCCACGAACCGACTGAACGAGTCACTGACAGATATCAACAACATAACAGGTAAGATCAGCAACGGTGAAGGTGATCTTGGAAAACTGATTCAGGGTGATTCCATCACCACGGAGGTGAATCGTATCATGGCCGGCCTGAGTACTACAACCCGGAGGGCAGACTCGTTGGTGAATGAGTTACATCAGACTTCTTATTCGCTCAATCATGGTGAAGGCGTATTACCACGGCTTCTGCACGACAAAGAGATGGGTTTGAATGTGGATACGGCGATAGCAAAGGTTGATCATGGAGTTGTACAGGTAACGCGTGCGGCTGAGACCATTGCCAACAGCTGGATCTTTCGCCTCTTCTCCAAGAAGCGAAAAAAACAACCAGAGGCAGGTACTTCGTTAGAGGAGATACGGGTGAAGCCTGGTGATACCCTTCTGATAAGGCATGAGGGGACGGTAGCCGCAGAGAGCAATGAGTAATATCCTGTTAATGGTGAATATGTTTAAACAATTTTTAGCATAAGTGTGTTATATAGGGTAAACTTGGTAGAAACTTTTTCTTACACTAAAATATCATTGTTATGGGAATTTTATCTTGGATTTTATTGGGGCTCATTGCCGGTGCAATCGCAAAGGCAATCCGTCCGGGCAAGGATCCCGGAGGCTGGCTGGTAACCATTCTGATCGGTATCGTGGGAGCTTTTCTCGGCGGTTGGATTGGTTCTTTCCTCGGATGGGGTACAGTAGATACGTTCAGTTTGAGAACGCTTCTGCTGGCTATTGGCGGATCATTGATCGTACTCTTCATCTACGCGGCCATCAGCAAGAGACGCTGATACATAACAGGTGAATCATTGAATTGCACCAGTCGGCATTACCGGCTGGTGTTTTTTTATTGAAGAAGGTCAGACCACTCCTTTTTTATCTCCAGGTTTATGCAAGATGACCTCAATCTTTTCAGTGGTCACCAGGCACCCGTATCTTACCGAGTCCAGGATTGGTTTAATCTGCTCAATGAACCGTAAAATATCAATCTCTTTGTCTATGATTTCGATTGCTACCGGCAGTTTATCACCCAATTCCCAAAACTTGTATGAATGAATGACCGAGCTGGTGCCGTACCCAAGGATACCTTTCAGCACGGTTGCACCTGAGAGACCCTCTTTTCTGGCCTCGAAGACGATCTGCTCATAGAGCAAACCATTCCCGTATCTGTCAGTGCTACTGAGATAGATACGCAATAACAGTGCAGTTTCATTTTTTTCCATGTCAGATTGATTTGATGATGAGACGTCCCAAAAAGACTGCGGTAAGTCCCAGGAAGAAGCTGAGCCCCGAGTAGGTGGCGAACCGCATGAACTCGTTGTTCTGTAGGAGGATAAAGGCATCGTTGGAGAAGGTGGAGAAGGTGGTGAAGCCACCGCAGAGACCCACGGTGAGGAAGATGCGCCACTCGGGGGTGAGCAGGTTGCCTCTCTCAGAGAGTCCGTATAAAATGCCAATAAGGAAGCTACCCAGGATGTTCACGGTAAAGGTGCCCCAGGGAAAGAGACTCTCCATATGCAGTTGGAAATAGCGGGATACAAGGTAGCGGAGAGCTGTACCGATAAAACCTCCCAACCCGACGATCAGTAATGATTTGATCATTTCACTTCTTTTTTATAAGGATGTCTATTCCCAGTTGAGTAACCGCCGCTCACCCGTGAGCCCCCTGATCTCCGTCACATCCTGGCTCACCTCCACAACCCCTTTGTAGGAACCATTAGCACTTCTCAGCGCGAAATAGCGGATCAGCACGAAACGACCCCTCATGGTGATCCAGAAGTCGGCATGGTCGCGCTCTCCTTTGCGGAAGGCTTCAATGATCTGTTCCACCACGTGCACGCTTTCCGGCGGGTGGCAGTTCTGTACCAGTCGTCCCACGATGGCCGGTGAACGGGGAAAGAGACGATCCTCTCCCCGGTTGAAATACAAGACTTTGTCATGCTCATCTACCACCGTAATATCGACCGGCAGGTTGTTGAAAACCAGCAATGCCTGCCCGGCAGTCATCCTGCCGGTCTCCGAAACGATGGAGCCTGGAATCTCCGGCAATGGCTGACTTTCGGTCTCCATTGCGTGAAGGTCTGGTTTTTGGGGTGGATCGATAAAGGGGAAGGGGTAGTCAAAGCTCTGCAGCATCATCTTCTGCCAGACAGGTGTATCCACAGTTTCCGATGCTACAGGGAAGATGATGCTATCCTCTTTCTGGATCATTCTGAATACGAGGGAGTAATATTTTCCCAGCAAGCGGTTGAAGTCACTCCATTGCGAAGCCTCCTCCTCCAGCATCGCAATCACCTCTTTCAGGGTTCTCCTGATGTCATCATGCAGCGACCACATCACCTGCAGGGGACGATAGCTCTCCCACACCTCTTCCAGGTAGGGAAAGAGGATGTTCTCTTTTTTTATGTAGTGTGCATCGAAAGCCTGAAACTCCCGGAAACGGGGCAGCAGCTCTGTCTTCATTCGGCTGAACGCTTCAGCCTCCATACCGCGGCAACCTTTCAGAATTTTCTTCACCCGGTTCAGCCGGAAGGCGAATGCTTCATTTTCGAGCATCAGCGTGTAGAGAAAGGTGCCCTCAGATGGTTTTTTCCAGGGATAACTGTTCAGTGATTTCGTGAAGACATTGATCACCCTCTCCACATCCTGCTTGATCTCACCCGGTGTGATGCCCATCTGAAGTTGCTTTTCCTCCATTTTTAGCATGTCATGCGGGGTCATGTGATCGATGGCATCCCTGTATTTCTCAATCAGTGCCTTGCCATCCTCACCGTTCATGATGCCCAGCGAGAATGCCAGCAGGTCGCTCAGTCGTTTCTCAGAATTGTTGATGAATTCAGACATAAAGACATTCGTTTTTGTTGGGTATGGCTACTTTACAGTTGATACAAAGGTAATATGAATCTATTAAAATGATACAACGAGGTTAATTAAATTGAACATGCCTTGACGGACTTTTTCATTTTACAATTCGTATATTTGCCTCACGATAAGTGTTTGTTCAATATTAACCATCATAAAACATTTCTCCATGCAAGTTCCAAAAGTGTATCTCTACGGCACAATCCTCCTTTTTGCTCTTCTTTTCAATTCATGTGGCAATGGGGGTCAGGCAGAACCAAAACTGACTCCCATTGATTCCATCCGGTTGAGCGACCCGTTTATCCTGGCAGACAAGGCTACGAATAGTTACTTTATGACCGGAACAGGAGGAATGGTGTGGAAAAGCAGCAATTTGAAGATGTGGGAGGGGCCTTTTCATGTCACAGAGGTGGACAGTAGCTCATGGATGGGCCCCCGGCCGATGATCTGGGCGGCTGAACTGCATAGCTACAAGGACAAGTATTACTATTTTGCCACTTTTACCAATACCGACATCAAGATTGATACTGTGGCGGGAAACGTGATCGACCGACGTGCAAGTCATATCTTGGTCGCAGATAAGGCTGAAGGGCCTTACAAGCCGATGAGAGATTCGGTCTACCTGCCTGCACACATGCCAACACTCGACGGTACATTCTGGGTGGATGCTGATGGAAAACCTTATATGGTATATTGTTACGAGTGGCTCCAGAACCTGAACGGAACAATTGAAAAGATTGAACTGAAACCGGATCTGAGCGGTTCAGTGGGTGAGGGACAACTGTTGTTTAAGGCCAGCGACTCACCCTGGAGCCGGGAGAAGGATGAGGATGGCCAGGATGTACCCAACAAAGTAACAGATGGCCCTTTTTTATTCCGGACAGGATCAGGCAGGCTGGGCATGCTGTGGACCAGTTGGGTCTACGAGGTTTATACACAGGGTGTGGCTTATTCGGAAAGCGGAACACTCGATGGCACCTGGATCCAGGAGGAGGAACCGGTGACACCTCCCAACTTCGGCCATGGAATGCTCTTCCGGACATTTGAAGGTGAAACGCTCATGGCGGTACATAGTCACAAGGAGGTAAATGGCAGATACCACCGCGTACCCCGCTTGTTCCAGGTTGATCTTTCCGGTGACAAGCTTGTGGTAACGGGAGAGTTTGTGCCATGAGTTGAACCAAACCGGATATTTGTTTGTTTCGTTTACTGTGCCGGGCTGAAAAATGCCCTCTCCCAAAACTTTTGACAAATGAGCAATATCCCGGTTTCCCCTCCCAAAAAAGGTTTTATAGGTTTCATCGAAAAAGGCGGTAACGCCTTGCCTCACCCTGCCATCCTCTTTGCAATCTTTGCCCTGCTCACTCTTTTTGTATCAGGTGTCGGGTCATGGCTTGGCTGGTCCGGTATACACCCTGCAACGGGTGAGTCGGTTGACGTGGTGAACCTGCTCTCGCGGGAGGGGTTGCATCGTATCCTGCTAGAGATGATCGACAGCTATACAGGCTTTGCCCCGTTGGGCATTGTGATGGTGGCGATGCTCGGTATTGGTGTGGCGGAAAGCAGCGGACTGATCGGCACCGGTGTGAAAGCACTTCTGGTGAAGGCACCCCGCAGCATCATCACCCTGATGGTGGTCTTTACCGGGGTGTTGTCGAATATGGCTTCCGACATTGGTTACATCCTGATCATCCCACTGGCAGGTACCATCTTCCACTCGCTGGGCAGGCATCCGCTGGCCGGCATGGCTGCCGCCTTTGCCGGTGTGAGCGGAGGCTTCAGTGCCAACCTGTTGATTGGTACCATCGACCCTCTGTTGGCGGGCCTCTCCACAGAGGCAGCCAACATCATCGACCCCGGTTACTACGTGATGCCGACGGCCAATTATTATTTCATGGCTGTCTCCACTTTTCTGATTACCTTCCTGGGTGCCTGGGTGACCAATCGTTGGGTGGAGCCGCGATTGGGTAAGTACCGCGGCGAGGTAGCCCCGGAAGAGATTAACCCACTCACGGATGCGGAAAGAAAAGGTTTGCGCAACACCGGTATCGCGGCTTTGCTCTGGGGGGGGCTCATCCTGGCAGGAATCCTCCCGGAGAATGGTCTGTTGAGGGGTGCCGACGGTACCATCCTTCACTCACCGCTGCTGAAAGGATTCATTGCCTTTCTCTTTCTGAGTGCCTCCTCCCTGGGTGTTGTCTATGGTTACACCGTAGGTGTTTTCCGGAAATCGGGCGATGTGATCGACGG
This genomic window from Dysgonomonadaceae bacterium zrk40 contains:
- a CDS encoding DUF438 domain-containing protein; protein product: MSEFINNSEKRLSDLLAFSLGIMNGEDGKALIEKYRDAIDHMTPHDMLKMEEKQLQMGITPGEIKQDVERVINVFTKSLNSYPWKKPSEGTFLYTLMLENEAFAFRLNRVKKILKGCRGMEAEAFSRMKTELLPRFREFQAFDAHYIKKENILFPYLEEVWESYRPLQVMWSLHDDIRRTLKEVIAMLEEEASQWSDFNRLLGKYYSLVFRMIQKEDSIIFPVASETVDTPVWQKMMLQSFDYPFPFIDPPQKPDLHAMETESQPLPEIPGSIVSETGRMTAGQALLVFNNLPVDITVVDEHDKVLYFNRGEDRLFPRSPAIVGRLVQNCHPPESVHVVEQIIEAFRKGERDHADFWITMRGRFVLIRYFALRSANGSYKGVVEVSQDVTEIRGLTGERRLLNWE
- the crcB gene encoding fluoride efflux transporter CrcB — protein: MIKSLLIVGLGGFIGTALRYLVSRYFQLHMESLFPWGTFTVNILGSFLIGILYGLSERGNLLTPEWRIFLTVGLCGGFTTFSTFSNDAFILLQNNEFMRFATYSGLSFFLGLTAVFLGRLIIKSI
- a CDS encoding MCE family protein — encoded protein: MKRTKQALRLGIFVASALMLFVVAIYLIGSKQNLFSSNTDLHASFKDIRGLMPGNLVRFAGINIGTVKDIRIVADSSVVVTLSVRDQYTDFIYKNSQVQIGQEGLMGGKIVLISTGDPATGKVEKDDYLPVADGLDIQAMIAQATEMLEEAKETVASLHSIADKMDHGEGDIARLLNEKSLTTGFETATNRLNESLTDINNITGKISNGEGDLGKLIQGDSITTEVNRIMAGLSTTTRRADSLVNELHQTSYSLNHGEGVLPRLLHDKEMGLNVDTAIAKVDHGVVQVTRAAETIANSWIFRLFSKKRKKQPEAGTSLEEIRVKPGDTLLIRHEGTVAAESNE
- a CDS encoding AbgT family transporter, with the translated sequence MSNIPVSPPKKGFIGFIEKGGNALPHPAILFAIFALLTLFVSGVGSWLGWSGIHPATGESVDVVNLLSREGLHRILLEMIDSYTGFAPLGIVMVAMLGIGVAESSGLIGTGVKALLVKAPRSIITLMVVFTGVLSNMASDIGYILIIPLAGTIFHSLGRHPLAGMAAAFAGVSGGFSANLLIGTIDPLLAGLSTEAANIIDPGYYVMPTANYYFMAVSTFLITFLGAWVTNRWVEPRLGKYRGEVAPEEINPLTDAERKGLRNTGIAALLWGGLILAGILPENGLLRGADGTILHSPLLKGFIAFLFLSASSLGVVYGYTVGVFRKSGDVIDGMSNSFKSLVSFLVLVFFAAQFVAWFQWSNLGVLLAINGADILQSLNIGLIPLVILFILFSGFINLFMGSASAKWAIMGPIFIPIFMLLGYSPELSQAVFRVGDSITNIISPMMSFFALIIVYFQKYQKDSGFGTIMANMLPYSIAFFVGWVLLMILWVILGLPLGPESPINYIPS
- a CDS encoding family 43 glycosylhydrolase, encoding MQVPKVYLYGTILLFALLFNSCGNGGQAEPKLTPIDSIRLSDPFILADKATNSYFMTGTGGMVWKSSNLKMWEGPFHVTEVDSSSWMGPRPMIWAAELHSYKDKYYYFATFTNTDIKIDTVAGNVIDRRASHILVADKAEGPYKPMRDSVYLPAHMPTLDGTFWVDADGKPYMVYCYEWLQNLNGTIEKIELKPDLSGSVGEGQLLFKASDSPWSREKDEDGQDVPNKVTDGPFLFRTGSGRLGMLWTSWVYEVYTQGVAYSESGTLDGTWIQEEEPVTPPNFGHGMLFRTFEGETLMAVHSHKEVNGRYHRVPRLFQVDLSGDKLVVTGEFVP
- a CDS encoding DUF190 domain-containing protein; protein product: MEKNETALLLRIYLSSTDRYGNGLLYEQIVFEARKEGLSGATVLKGILGYGTSSVIHSYKFWELGDKLPVAIEIIDKEIDILRFIEQIKPILDSVRYGCLVTTEKIEVILHKPGDKKGVV
- a CDS encoding ABC transporter permease, producing the protein MTKNRLNVKQLNLKQKLRVNDDTRNFYNGVFIDLGELVIFTGNVIRQLFQPPFEHRELVKQGFLLGNKSFALVVVTGFIMGLVLTMQMNPILSDFGAQTLLPGVIAVSMVRELGPVITGLICAGKISSGIGAEIAAMRVTEQIDAMEVSGTRPLSYVVASRVLATTIVVPVLVILADAFSLLGAFLAVNIFEETSTTLFMNRAFSMLGFIDLFPATLKTVLFGFFIGLIGSYKGYTAGRGTESVGQSANSAVVASSLTIFVIDLIFVLITSIL
- a CDS encoding GlsB/YeaQ/YmgE family stress response membrane protein, encoding MGILSWILLGLIAGAIAKAIRPGKDPGGWLVTILIGIVGAFLGGWIGSFLGWGTVDTFSLRTLLLAIGGSLIVLFIYAAISKRR
- a CDS encoding ATP-binding cassette domain-containing protein, giving the protein MEKEKVIEIEKLYKSFREKHILRGIDLTLHKGENLGIVGKSGIGKSVLTKCIVRLIEPDAGRINVLGTDVVTCDGEELNELRKKVGYLFQGGALYDSMSVRENLLFPVRRTQFVDRKLDTEELIERSLRSVGLLDAIDKMPSELSGGMKKRIALARTLILKPQIILYDEPTTGLDAVTSGEISELIQQIREEYQTAAIIITHDMKCARIATDTIRIMKEGLFLTEGTYDELSRSDDKEIRNYFV